GCGAAAGGGCTTTCGCTCGCGGGAGGTTGGCAATCTTGTGAAATCGGTCCCAGGTCTAGAAAGCGCTTGCCAGAGGCGGTACGGTCCAGCCGCCAGCCCCTGTTGCCGTGACGGAGGAGCCGCAAGTGAGACGTTTCAACATCGCCGTGCTGGCGGCGCTGACCCTGACCGTCGGTCTGACGGCGGTACCCGCCGCTCAGGCGCACGGCGGTCGAGCCCCCCTCGGCATCGACAACTGCACCGCAACCGCGTGCCACTTCGACGTCCCGCCCGGCACCTACGACGTCGAGGTCGTCCTCGGGGGCGACGCCGAGTCGAGTACCGGCATCAGCGGAGAGACCCGTCGCGCCCTGCTCCCCGAGACCGTCGCTCCCGCCGGCGAACGTGTTGTCCGCAGTTTCACCGTGGACGTCCGAACCCCTGAGGGTGAGCCGACGGGTGTGGCCGGAACCGCCGGTCTGGATCTGGCGGTAGGCGGCTCGGCGCCGGCCCTGGCCGACATCAGGGTCACCCGGGCCCGGCACGCACGGCAGGTCTTCCTCGTCGGTGACTCCACGGTCTGTGACCAGCCGGCGGACCCGTACACCGGGTGGGGCCAGCAGTTGCCGCAGTATCTGCGCAGGGGAGTCTCGGTCGCCAACTATGCCGATTCCGGCGAGAGTACGGTCACCTATCTGGGGAACCCGCTGCTCTGGGCCACGGTTCAGCCGCTGATCCGTCCCGGCGACCTCGTCCTGGTCCAACTCGCCCACAACGACAAGACGACCGACGAGGCGACCTACCGGGCGAATCTCGAGACACTGGTGGCGGGAGTGAGGGAGAAGGGTGGTCGGCCGGTCCTGGTGACCCCCATCGTGCGCCGCTGGTTCAACGCCGACGGCACGCTGAACAACGGAACCGCCCTGCTGGTCAACGGACTTGGCGTCGACCACCCGGCAGTGATCCGGTCGGTCGCCGCCACGCAGGAGGTTCCGCTGATCGATCTCACCGCCAAGACCAAGGCGCTGGTGGAGTCCCTGGGCGTCGAAGGCTCCAAGGCGCTCTACCTCTACAACGAGAAACGCGACAACACGCACACCTCCGTGCACGGAGCAACGGTTTACGCGGGCCTGGTCCGCGACGAACTCGTCGCCCAGCATCTGGTGCCGAGGGGCACCGTGCGGGTGGGATGAACGCCTGGGGGCGCCCCGACCGGAACCGGGACGCCCCCAGGTCCTGGCCTCACCGGGCTCCGCACCGGCCGCGAAGGAAAGAAACAGCAGATGTACCTGCCCCCGCCCGACCTCGTCCGCAGCCCCCGCACCGGCTACACCCGCGCCCACTGGGAGGCGGCCGCCGACGCGCTGCTCGCCGCCGTGGAGCCGTACGCCACCGAGGATCGCGCTCTCTACCACTTTCCCGGCGACCGGCAGAGCTGGTCGGGCCGCCTCTCCGACGGCCTGGAGGGGTACGCGCGCACGTTGCTGCTGGCGGCCTTCCGTCGTGACGAGACGGCGCTGGAGCGTTACGCAAGCGGTCTCGCGGCCGGTGTCAGCGGCGTCTGGCCCCGCATCGAGGACCGCGGTCAGCCCCTCGTCGAGGCCGCGTCGATCGCCCTCGCGTTGCGACTGACCCGTCCGCTGCTCTGGGACCGCCTCGACGACGGCGTCCGACAGCGCGCCGCGGCCTGGCTCGGAGACGCGCTGACCGCCGAGGCCTGGCCCTGCAACTGGGAGTTGTTCCCGGTGACGGTAGGCGGTTTCCTGGAGTCCGTCGGTCATGAGCCGGAGGCCTCCCGCAAGGCGATCGACCGCGGGTTGGAGCGCATCGAGCAGTGGTACGTCGCCGACGGCTGGTACAGCGACGGCGCAGGCCGCGCCTTCGACTACTACAACGGCTGGGCGATGCACCTCTACCCGGTCCTGCACGCCTGGCTGGCCGACGACCCCGAGCTGCTCACCCTCTACGGCGGCCGGCTCAGGACCCATCTCGACGACTACGCCCGCCTGTTCGGTGGCGACGGTGCCCCCCTGCACCAGGGCCGTTCCCTCACCTATCGCTTCGCCACCACCGCCCCCCTGTGGCTGGGCGCCCTGACCGGCCACACCCCGCTTCCTTCCGGCGAGACCCGCCGCCTGGCCTCGGGCGCGCTGAAGTACTTCCTGGAACGCGGTGCGGTCGACGAACACGGTCTGCTGACCCTCGGCTGGCACGGCCCCGACGAGTCGGTCCTCCAGGGCTACTCGGGACCGGCCTCCCCCTACTGGGCGAGCAAGGGTTTCCTCGGCCTGCTGCTTCCACCGGAACACGAGGTGTGGACGGCGACGGAGGAGGCGGGGCCGGTGGAACGGGAGAACGCGGTTACCCCCGTTGCCGCTCCCAACTGGCTGCTTCAGTCGACGAGTTCGGACGGACTGGTCCGTCTGCACAACCACGGCAGTGAGGACGTCCGCTACGACCCGTACTACACAAGGTTCGCGTACTCCACCGTCACACGGCCGCTGGACGCGCCACCGGACAACGTCGTCATGGTCGGCGGCGACCTGCGTCGCGAGGGCATCGTCCCGCTCGGAGTGGGAGAGGACTGGGCGGCCTCCCGGTATGTGCTGAGCTCCGGCGCCGAAGTCACCAGCCTGGTGGTGGCCGAGGGCGCGGTGGAGGTGCGGGCCCATCTGGTGGCCGGCGCGGAGCCGGGAACGGAAGTGCACATCACGGGTTGGGCACCGGTGGAAGGTGGGGACGAGCGGGCGGAGCTGGTGCCCGTGCACGGGTTGGCGGACACGTCCCCCTTGGCGGGTGTGCTGGGCGAAGGCCCTGCGACTCTCTTCGTCGCGGTGGCCCGCCTCACGGCCGAGCGGGACCCCCTGCCCCTCCGGGAGCTGGTGTCCGTGGAGGTGCAGAGGGTGGATGCCGACACCGCTCACGGCGCGTACGACCTGAGCGTCCGCCGGCCGACGGGTGCGGAACGCCTCTTCCGCTTCACGGCTTCAAACGGGCTATGCGCAACGTCGTCGTGGTCGGTGAAGCCCCGGTGAGCGCCTTGGCGTAGGACGGCGCCACGGGGGCGTACGCCCAGGTCAGCGTCCCGTCCTTGAGGACCGCGAGGTCGCCGGTGATGCGGGTGCTCACCACCTTGTCCGGGCTCTGGAACTTGCCGTTCCAGTCGACGAGACGCAGGTGGGTGCCCGTGAAGGTGCCGGTGCAGGTACCGCTCGCGCACTTGGCGCCCTTGAGGGACTCCCAGGAGACGAGGAGGCGGTCCTTGCCGTACGGGGCGACGTGGACGTTGACGTTCTCCGTGCCGACGGCGCTGGTGAGGTAGACGGCCTTGCCCGGACCGGAGTTGCGGTTCTTCATGAACGCCAACGCGACCTGGTGGGTGCTCGTCTTCGGTTTCACCGTCCAGCCGCGGCCGCTGGCGTCGTCCGGGTTCTTCTTGGCCGAGGCGGCGCCGCGGGAGGCGAAGGCGGTTACGTAACGGCCGGTGGACGACTTCACGAGGTCGCCGGTGCGGCCGGGGAAGGTGCCGCCGCAGTACCCGGCCCAGCACTGCTCGCGCTGCACCACGGGGGCGGTGTCCGGAGCCCCGATCCCGGTCGAGACGAACAGCCCCGAGCGCCAGTCGTCGAAGCACAGGGAGGTGAAGGCGCCGGACGTCTCGGCGTGCAGGGCGATGCCCTCGTTGTGGCTGCAACCCCAGCTCCAGCCCCCGGTGAGCTTCGCCCCCTTGGCACTCAGGTACGCCATCTTGTCCCCGTAGTGGCCGTCGGCGAAGCCGCCGGCTCCGTGCACGACGAAGTAGGCGCCGTACTTCGTGCCGTTCCAGGTGAGTTGCCCGTCGAGCAGCGGCGCGGTGTCGTGGGAAGCGGTTCCGGTGAGTTTCGTGAGGAAGGTCCGCTTGCCACTCGTGTAGCGGACGATCGCGGCCGCCGTCTCCTTCCACTTGTTCGTGTCGGCGACCCGAGTGAGCAGTGCGAAGCCGTCGTTGTGCGCGACCAGGCCGCCGACCTCCTTGACGCCCTTGACGACCGTGTCGGCGCCCGACCGCTTCCCGGCGGCGGTGAGCGGGGTGACGTGGACGCCGTCCGCTGCGGGCCAGGCGACGCGGAGCGTGCCGTTCGGGGCCACCGCGGTCGCCGTCCGCGTCCACTCCCGGGTGTTGTTGTAACCGGCAGACAGGTAAGGGAACTTGGCGGCGAGCGTGACGGCAGTGGTGGTGGGGGCGAGGTTCGGGGAGGTCGTCGCGGCCCCGGCGGTGCCCCACCAGGCGCCGGCGAGCACCCCGGCAGCCGCGAGGGCGCCGATCGCGGGCTTGCGGGCCGCGCGCATACGGCGGTGGCGCGTCGTGCGTCGTGCAGATGTCATGGCCAGTGGTCGCCGCCGGGCAGGAAAAGGTTGCCGTGCCGGGTGGGTACGGAGGGAACTGCTGTGGCGGGTGTGGTCAGGGTGACCTGGAACCGAGTCGGCTCGGTGGACGTGGCTCGGTGGACGTGGCTCGGTCGGCGCGTCTCGGTGAGTGCGTGCTGATGGAGGGGATTCTCCGTTGCACTGCGTGAACGGAGTGCAGAAGAATCCGCGTATGACTTCTGTACTCCGTCACGTGACGATCGACAGCTCCGATGCCTACGCGCTCGGCACCTTCTGGTCCGAGGCGCTCGGCCAGCCTCTCCACGAGGACGACAAGCCGGGCGACGAGGAGGCGTTGATCGAGGGCGCGGGCATGCTCTTCGTCACGGTCCCGGAGGCCAAGAGCAGGAAGAACCGCATTCATTTCGACCTCCAGCCGCAGGACCGTACCCGCGAGGAGGAGGTCGAGCGTCTGCTCGCG
The sequence above is a segment of the Streptomyces asoensis genome. Coding sequences within it:
- a CDS encoding GDSL-type esterase/lipase family protein produces the protein MRRFNIAVLAALTLTVGLTAVPAAQAHGGRAPLGIDNCTATACHFDVPPGTYDVEVVLGGDAESSTGISGETRRALLPETVAPAGERVVRSFTVDVRTPEGEPTGVAGTAGLDLAVGGSAPALADIRVTRARHARQVFLVGDSTVCDQPADPYTGWGQQLPQYLRRGVSVANYADSGESTVTYLGNPLLWATVQPLIRPGDLVLVQLAHNDKTTDEATYRANLETLVAGVREKGGRPVLVTPIVRRWFNADGTLNNGTALLVNGLGVDHPAVIRSVAATQEVPLIDLTAKTKALVESLGVEGSKALYLYNEKRDNTHTSVHGATVYAGLVRDELVAQHLVPRGTVRVG
- a CDS encoding DUF2264 domain-containing protein, which codes for MYLPPPDLVRSPRTGYTRAHWEAAADALLAAVEPYATEDRALYHFPGDRQSWSGRLSDGLEGYARTLLLAAFRRDETALERYASGLAAGVSGVWPRIEDRGQPLVEAASIALALRLTRPLLWDRLDDGVRQRAAAWLGDALTAEAWPCNWELFPVTVGGFLESVGHEPEASRKAIDRGLERIEQWYVADGWYSDGAGRAFDYYNGWAMHLYPVLHAWLADDPELLTLYGGRLRTHLDDYARLFGGDGAPLHQGRSLTYRFATTAPLWLGALTGHTPLPSGETRRLASGALKYFLERGAVDEHGLLTLGWHGPDESVLQGYSGPASPYWASKGFLGLLLPPEHEVWTATEEAGPVERENAVTPVAAPNWLLQSTSSDGLVRLHNHGSEDVRYDPYYTRFAYSTVTRPLDAPPDNVVMVGGDLRREGIVPLGVGEDWAASRYVLSSGAEVTSLVVAEGAVEVRAHLVAGAEPGTEVHITGWAPVEGGDERAELVPVHGLADTSPLAGVLGEGPATLFVAVARLTAERDPLPLRELVSVEVQRVDADTAHGAYDLSVRRPTGAERLFRFTASNGLCATSSWSVKPR
- a CDS encoding VOC family protein, whose protein sequence is MTSVLRHVTIDSSDAYALGTFWSEALGQPLHEDDKPGDEEALIEGAGMLFVTVPEAKSRKNRIHFDLQPQDRTREEEVERLLALGATLVDDRRRPDGTGWAVLADPEGNEFCVERSAGERAAG